One genomic region from Macaca mulatta isolate MMU2019108-1 chromosome 20, T2T-MMU8v2.0, whole genome shotgun sequence encodes:
- the LOC717517 gene encoding group 10 secretory phospholipase A2 isoform X2, whose translation MGPLPVCLPIMLLLLLPSLLLLLPGPGPRSGEVETGFHHVGQIGLQLLTSDDPPASASESAGITGMSHCAWPEICSGRPPRPEGTATSRQYASRTLHMQRRGILELAGTVGCVGSRTPIAYMKYGCFCGLGGHGQPRDAIDWCCHHHDCCYTRAEEAGCSPKTERYSWQCVNQTVLCGSHSFVPAGVQ comes from the exons ATGGGGCCGCTACCTGTGTGCCTGCCAATcatgctgctcctgctgctgccgtcgctgctgctgctactgcctGGACCTGGCCCCAGGTCCGGCGAGG tagagacggggtttcaccatgttggccagattggtctccaacttctgacctcagatgatccacctgcctcagcctccgaaagtgctgggattacaggcatgagccactgcgcttggccagaGATCTGTTCTGGAAGACCCCCCAGGCCGGAGGGCACTGCCACAAGCAGACAGTATG CCTCCAGGACATTACACATGCAGCGGCGTGGGATCCTGGAACTGGCAGGAACTGTGGGTTGTGTTGGTTCCCGAACCCCCATCGCCTATATGAAATATGGTTGCTTTTGTGGCTTGGGAGGCCATGGCCAGCCTCGCGATGCCATTGACTG GTGCTGCCATCACCACGACTGTTGTTACACTCGAGCTGAGGAGGCCGGCTGCAGCCCCAAGACAGAGCGCTACTCCTGGCAGTGTGTCAATCAGACCGTCCTGTGCG